The window gtttaaaacagcaaaaaattaTGTCAACAAGTTCGAAAAGTTTTTATTGGTAAACATGTGGCCATAGTAACTGGAAAAAACAGTAGAGTGTgattaaaacgatttttttggaagaaatttaacaacaatttaacagtttagttcgagttcagttctagtactgttctagttcagttctagttcagttctagttcagttctagttcagttctagttcagttctagttcagttctagttcagttctagttcagttctagttcagttctagttcagttctagttcagttctagttcagttctagttcagttctagttcagttctagttcagttctagttcagttctagttcagttctagttcagttctagttcagttctagttcagttctagtttagttctacagAATGAGTccatttcgatataaaaattgtacaatCTGTTTTTTAAAgctatatattaaatataagaactatattttataattcCAACTTAAAACTAGTGTACAAAATAAGAGTTATTTTTCGTTTTGGGCTTTAAGCGACCATCCGGATCCACAACATTTTCCTTGCTATTATTACAACATGGACAAGCCTCCGTACTTGATACTATATTAGGTATATCGGATCCTGAAAAAGTATTGGGTTCCTCTAATGTTATGCACTTCACCTTTGGAGGACATTTTATAACCACTAAAGCATTTCCCTCATCATCGAACATACATAAATCGTTATTAAACTCCCGATAGCTTCTCAAATAGTTGGTAGCCATTAGATATTTTGTGAGACAAcatattaaaatctaaatattaatAAGAAAAGTAAATTGAACATGGgtgataataattaaattaaatcactTACATCTATAACAACTGCCACCAATATgagaataaaaagtaaattcatTATATTTGAAAGCTGACGGGTGAATAGTGCAAAACATCCTTTCGTATTAATAtctgttaaatttaaatgtggCAAATGGTTACCATCACTAGAAGATCTTTTCAAATGTGGCATATAGTTGACATAACAGGATGAACTGTTGTGCTTACAGCAAGCATAGGGAGCCAATATTTGCTGcctagaaaaaacaaaattcgaatgaaaatatttatttccttaATTTCCCAAAATCCTACCCATACATTTGGTTTTTAGTGCCATATGAAGGTGCTGTATTTGGATATTCCAGTTGATTCCCTAATTGATCACTGTTATCATTATCAAAGTAATCAGGAGAACATTCTGTGGTAGTACACATATCATATTCGGGCATGATGTGAATATCAAACATTGCCTCACGATATTCCCGTATATTTTCCGACATCCAAGAAGCCTGCATCCAATCGGTATAGTTATAAACACCACAACATTCCTTAGAGTATTGCAATTTATCCCAAAGAAATTTCCACTCaggatttaaataataattatctatACCCTTTAGCAATATGTATTCTGTTTCTTTCGAAAGAGTACCAGTACTGCCAAGCAATGACCAAATTGTGGCGGCACCACAAGccacaattaaaaaacaataaaccaaCCAAACACCTAATAAAAGTTGTATATTTTCCGTATAACGTCGAGGCCATAAACTGCTCCACATCGAGAGAGCACACAAAAATGAGGCAAACAACTGAAAGCCCAAAATGTAGGCATTAAAGAACTTTGATGTTAATATTACGTCTTCTGAATCCGTTAGAAATGCCGCCAAAAGTTTTTGATAAAACCAAGTTACCGTTATAATCGCTAGA of the Lucilia cuprina isolate Lc7/37 chromosome 2, ASM2204524v1, whole genome shotgun sequence genome contains:
- the LOC111680686 gene encoding uncharacterized protein LOC111680686 isoform X2, giving the protein MFETIPKIRIFINFLLTLEICLGLAIITVTWFYQKLLAAFLTDSEDVILTSKFFNAYILGFQLFASFLCALSMWSSLWPRRYTENIQLLLGVWLVYCFLIVACGAATIWSLLGSTGTLSKETEYILLKGIDNYYLNPEWKFLWDKLQYSKECCGVYNYTDWMQASWMSENIREYREAMFDIHIMPEYDMCTTTECSPDYFDNDNSDQLGNQLEYPNTAPSYGTKNQMQQILAPYACCKHNSSSCYVNYMPHLKRSSSDGNHLPHLNLTDINTKGCFALFTRQLSNIMNLLFILILVAVVIDILICCLTKYLMATNYLRSYREFNNDLCMFDDEGNALVVIKCPPKVKCITLEEPNTFSGSDIPNIVSSTEACPCCNNSKENVVDPDGRLKPKTKNNSYFVH
- the LOC111680686 gene encoding uncharacterized protein LOC111680686 isoform X1 — translated: MFETIPKIRIFINFLLTLEICLGLAIITVTWFYQKLLAAFLTDSEDVILTSKFFNAYILGFQLFASFLCALSMWSSLWPRRYTENIQLLLGVWLVYCFLIVACGAATIWSLLGSTGTLSKETEYILLKGIDNYYLNPEWKFLWDKLQYSKECCGVYNYTDWMQASWMSENIREYREAMFDIHIMPEYDMCTTTECSPDYFDNDNSDQLGNQLEYPNTAPSYGTKNQMYGQQILAPYACCKHNSSSCYVNYMPHLKRSSSDGNHLPHLNLTDINTKGCFALFTRQLSNIMNLLFILILVAVVIDILICCLTKYLMATNYLRSYREFNNDLCMFDDEGNALVVIKCPPKVKCITLEEPNTFSGSDIPNIVSSTEACPCCNNSKENVVDPDGRLKPKTKNNSYFVH